The DNA region GAAATCATCTGTGCGCATTATGAAAATaagccttctttcttccctgcctcctccagtgtctctgtgtctcctctttccttcatcaGACACACACTGTGTGCTAAATGGCCGACTGTCCTATAATCCACAGCACCACAAGCCCTTAATCCAGACCGATCAAAGGTTGAGATTATCAGAGAGGGTGGGTGGGTCCGGAGCTGCTGACAGGAGGACAGTGAGAGAGCGTTGATGCAAACCAGGCAGGGATTGGTGAACACAAATagccagccaatcacagaggaGGCAGGGAAAATAACAAGGCGAGGGGAGAGCTGGTGAAAGAGGGAAGAGCTATGAAAAAGCGAGGGAGAAGGTGAAATCACAGCAGCACAGAAAGGAGAGACCAaacaaggaggagaggaaggatgagTGGAGGAGAGAGCACTGATCACTGAGGTCTccagagaaggagaaggagatgagaagggagaggagggtgAGCAGCTAGCACAGAGAACATCCATCAGTGCACGCAGCCATGCTCTGAGCCCTGGAGCAGCAGGGCTACGAAGACACGGCACAGGCCCAGCATCAGGCCGTAAACACTGAGGCAGGGACAAAAGCAGATTCCCCACGCATCAGCTTTGCATAAGAGCCATGAGGACATCCAGGAAGGGCAGCGTGGAGATGCCTGCGTTTGTGCGTCAGCTGGTGAAAGAGACTGAAAAGAGGGTCAGCTCTTTCTTCAAAGGGGGccgtggaggagcagcagagggagagcagccaggggagggggagaaagaggaggttATCCCCAGCCCCTATCTGGACCGGCCGGTCTTGGACAAGCTGACAGAGGAGGGCTGTGCCCGCTGGGGCCTCACCTATGCCCTGGGAAGCATGCAGGGCTGGAGGGCCAACATGGAAGACTTTCACAATTGTGTGCCACAGCTAGGTGGAGAGCTGGCTGACTGGAGCTTCTTTGCTGTGTTCGATGGTCACGCAGGCAGCACGGTGGCACAATACTGCTCCCAGCACCTCCTGGGTCACATGCTGGCCACAGGTGAATTGATGGATataaaaatgattgaaatatataaatgtaatatataaaaatgtaatcaaagaTGCTGGAGTCTTTTATAAGGGaatacacagagaaaaagcTGTTCTTATAATGGCTGATGAATGCTCCCTATTATCAGATATCAATATTATGGCTGATAATTCTTTATTGTATCCTTGTATTGTATACATCtaacaatgtgttttatttgttgaattataataatatataaatcacTGTATCTTTGTGCACGCAGGTGGAATGGGACCAGAGGACGACCCAGAAAGGGTGAAAGGAGCCATCACAGAGGGCTTCCTGCAAACAGACAAGCACCTCCACTCTGTGGCACGCCGTGAAGGATGGGAGAGAGGTGGCACCACCGTGGTAGCCACTTTGATCTCACCATATTACATCTACTTCGCCAACTGTGGTGACTCGAGGGCCATGCTGTGTCGCTCTGGCCAGGTTTGCTTCTCCACTGAGGACCACAAACCTTACTGTCCTCTGGAGAAAGAGCGTATCGAGAGCGCAGGAGGCTCCGTGTCCATCCAACGGATCAATGGCTCCTTGGCAGTCTCCCGTGCCCTGGGGGACTTCAGCTACAAGGGGGCAGAGAACCGGACACCCAGCCAGCAGATGGTCTCACCAGAgccagaggtgtgtgtggtggagcGCTCTCCAGCAGATGAGTTCCTGGTGCTCGCCTGTGATGGGGTGTGGGACACCATCAGCAACGAAGAGCTGTGTGCTTTTATCCACAACCGGCTGCGTGTCTGCACTGACCTGAGAGATGTCTGCACTCAAGTTATTGACCTCT from Scomber japonicus isolate fScoJap1 chromosome 13, fScoJap1.pri, whole genome shotgun sequence includes:
- the ppm1nb gene encoding protein phosphatase, Mg2+/Mn2+ dependent, 1Nb (putative); the encoded protein is MRTSRKGSVEMPAFVRQLVKETEKRVSSFFKGGRGGAAEGEQPGEGEKEEVIPSPYLDRPVLDKLTEEGCARWGLTYALGSMQGWRANMEDFHNCVPQLGGELADWSFFAVFDGHAGSTVAQYCSQHLLGHMLATGGMGPEDDPERVKGAITEGFLQTDKHLHSVARREGWERGGTTVVATLISPYYIYFANCGDSRAMLCRSGQVCFSTEDHKPYCPLEKERIESAGGSVSIQRINGSLAVSRALGDFSYKGAENRTPSQQMVSPEPEVCVVERSPADEFLVLACDGVWDTISNEELCAFIHNRLRVCTDLRDVCTQVIDLCLYKGSLDNISIILLCFPGAPQLSAEALHQEAELEDLLESKVAEIYDELCARGEEPDLLSVLTVLASTVIPGLPPGGGIQSKRNCIISAYYQQRETHKPTPNGLGGS